The Pedosphaera parvula Ellin514 genome has a segment encoding these proteins:
- a CDS encoding sigma-54-dependent transcriptional regulator: MSTSLPPVLVVDDEKNMRLSLKTVLSDEGYAVRPVESAEEALNVLAQEEFLLVITDARLGGISGYELIGKVHARWPELPILMITAYATPKLAVEAIKAGAFDYLAKPFAPEELLHAVARCSERHRLMHQNATLRARANETYQLEQIVGDSQGVRDMRQMIQTFAPTDARVLVLGESGTGKELVAGAMHCLSQRSSANYIRINCAAIPETLLESELFGHEKGAFTGALKQKAGRVEEADGGTIFLDEIADMSRPLQAKLLRFLEDGTFYQGWRHPGTQGRCAFDCCHQSRHH, translated from the coding sequence ATGAGTACCTCGCTGCCACCAGTGCTCGTCGTGGATGACGAAAAGAACATGCGTCTTTCGTTGAAGACTGTCCTTTCCGACGAAGGTTATGCTGTGCGCCCAGTGGAATCCGCCGAAGAAGCCTTGAACGTGCTGGCACAAGAGGAATTCCTTTTAGTAATCACGGATGCCCGTCTCGGCGGAATAAGCGGCTACGAATTAATCGGCAAGGTTCATGCCCGCTGGCCTGAATTGCCGATTCTGATGATCACGGCTTATGCCACGCCCAAGCTGGCCGTCGAAGCCATCAAAGCCGGAGCTTTTGATTACCTCGCCAAGCCATTTGCGCCCGAGGAGTTGTTGCATGCGGTGGCCCGTTGCTCTGAACGGCATCGTTTGATGCATCAAAACGCCACGCTCCGGGCGCGCGCCAATGAAACTTATCAGTTGGAGCAGATTGTGGGCGATTCACAGGGCGTCCGTGACATGCGGCAGATGATTCAAACGTTCGCCCCCACCGATGCCCGGGTGCTGGTTCTAGGCGAAAGCGGCACCGGCAAGGAACTTGTGGCCGGGGCGATGCACTGCCTTAGCCAGCGTTCCAGTGCAAATTATATTCGCATCAACTGCGCGGCCATTCCGGAAACTCTTTTGGAAAGCGAACTCTTCGGCCACGAAAAGGGAGCCTTCACGGGAGCTTTGAAACAGAAGGCCGGACGGGTGGAAGAAGCCGACGGCGGAACGATCTTTCTGGATGAAATCGCGGATATGAGCCGGCCGTTGCAGGCGAAGTTGCTTCGCTTCCTTGAGGACGGCACTTTTTACCAGGGTTGGAGGCACCCAGGAACTCAGGGTCGATGTGCGTTTGATTGCTGCCACCAATCGCGACATCATTGA